The Ranitomeya imitator isolate aRanImi1 chromosome 3, aRanImi1.pri, whole genome shotgun sequence genome has a window encoding:
- the LOC138670342 gene encoding uncharacterized protein — protein sequence MTRGVYSTLYMELRENPQKFFNYVRMRAENFEFLLGYVEDCIRRRDTQMRFSISPAERLMVTIRFLATGESFSSLHFQYRLGISTISGIIRDTCRALWECLQVEYIPEPSQERWLEIAQNFHQICQFPNCVGAVDGKHIRIVKPSGSGSQFYNYKKYFSIVLMAIADAQCKFIAVDIGAYGRANDSQIFKNSPMGCRLYGETFDFPPPRPLPGTTSPPLPFVCVGDDAFQLSPHLLKSFGSSGLTQRKKIYNYRLTRARRVVECAFGILTAKWRVLLTAIKLQTETVDDVVKACVVLHNFVLSKEQVSLEDNVSESTLRDYQNPTFRSPVAVSRMRDSFADYFMSPAGSVDWQYEMV from the exons atgacccgtggtgtttattccacgctttacatggaactaagggaaaaccctcaaaagttcttcaattatgtgaggatgagagctgaaaatttcgagtttttattgggctatgtggaagactgtatacgtagacgagacacccagatgcgattctcaatatcaccagcagagcgtctcatggtgactattcg attccttgcaactggagagtcgttctcatccctccattttcagtatcgacttgggatatccaccatctcggggatcatcagagatacctgccgggcattgtgggagtgcctacaagtggaatacatcccagagccatcacaggagaggtggctggagatcgcccaaaattttcatcaaatttgccagtttccaaattgtgttggagcagttgatggaaagcacatacggatcgtcaaaccttcaggctctggatcacagttttataactataagaagtacttctctattgtgttgatggccatagccgatgcacaatgcaagttcatcgctgttgatatcggtgcgtatggacgcgcaaatgattcacaaatctttaaaaattcaccaatggggtgccgtttatatggagagacatttgattttccgccccctagacctctccctggaaccactagtccaccattaccatttgtttgtgttggagatgatgccttccagctttccccacacttgctgaaatcctttggaagtagtggactgacccagaggaaaaaaatttacaattaccgcttaaccagagcacgaagagtagtggaatgtgcttttggcatcttaactgccaaatggagagtcctgctaactgcaattaaactgcagactgaaactgtcgatgatgtggtcaaagcgtgcgttgtcctgcacaattttgttttatcaaaagaacaagtttccctggaggataatgtttctgaaagcaccttacgggattaccaaaaccccacttttcgcagtccagtagcagtctccagaatgcgggacagttttgcagac